AAATAGCTTCACCGCAAGTAGCCTTTCATGAGGCATGCCGCAACGCCGCCAAGTCATCCGCGCCATCAGGCTAGAAGAGTAATGGTGTTCACCAGGCCATGCTCGGCGTTTCCCGGCTCCACAATCTGGCCCTCGCCGGATAACTCACACCCATACGGGACAACCTCTAGCGAGGTAGGCCCCTATGGCCGTCGACTCCCTGACCCGCGGCTTGATGGACCGGACATGCATCACAGAGCGCGCGCTCAGTGCCACCCCGAGGTGACCAACCATCAGAAAAGTCAGCATTGGGTCAGCATGAGGCTGACTAGAGGTGGTTACAGAAGACCAAACCCGCGACTCTCGGCGCCCCCTCCGAGCAGTTCCTGTGAGGCGCGGCAAGTCACCTAGATCAGCCACACCAGGTAGACATGGCCGCAATAAGAAGCGAATCGCTCAGTGGCACATAACACCTGGTCAGCGCACTCGCCCGCGTGCTTTGAGGGGCCCTGGCGGTAGCTCGGGCGCGGGCAGCCGGTCACCGTCGTAACCGTGCACCTCGCCGAAGCGGGAGCCGGACATCCAGTCCGAACGGGCCTCTGCGATATCCTCGTGGGACCGCCCCACGAAGTTCCACCACATGACGAGCTTCTCCTCGAAGGGTTCGCCGCCGAGCAGCATCAGGCTGCTGTCGGAGTCGGCGCGCAGGGGCAGTTCGCTGCGTCCGCAGCCGAGGTAGAGGAGGGCGCCGGGGGCCAGGCGGACCCCGTCGACCTCGCTCTCGCCGGAGATGGCCAGCGCCGCGTACTCGAAGTCGGGGTCGACCGGCAGACGGGCGTCCGTGCCGGCGGCGAGGGTGAGGTCGGCGCCGGCCAGCGGGGAGTAGGTGGTGCCGGGTGAGGTGGCGCCGTCCAGCTCGCCGAGGATGACGGTGGCGGAGAGTCCGCCGCCGCCGGTGATCACCGGCAGGTCGGTGTGGTGCTCGAAGGCCGGGGCGGTGTCACGGTGTTCACCGGGGAGCGCCACCCACAACTGGGCACCGTGCAGCAACGGGCCATGGCCGGGCGGCGACTCCTCGGAGTGCGCGATGGCCCGGCCCGAGGTCATCAGGCCCAGCTCCCGCGGCCGTACGGACTGGAGGCTGCCGAGGCTGTCGCGGTGCAGCACCTCCCCCTCGCGCAGCCAGCTGACGGTCTGGAGGCCCATGTGCGGATGCGGCGGCACCTGCATCCCGGGCTCACTGGCGATGTCGTCGGGGCCGTAGTGGTCGACGAAGCACCAGGCGCCGACCATCCGCCGGCCGAGGTTCGGCAGCAGTCTGCGGACGACGGTGCTCTCGCCGAGTGGTACCTGTTTGCCGGGCTGTACATCACGGACCGGACCCGTACGGCCGTTGCCGCCGCACGGATGGGGCGCGGGTCTGAGTTCAAGGTTGCTCATGGCGCCACGATAGGCACGGCCGGGGTACGGTCCGGGCAGGCACACGAGGTGCCCGGGGATGATGCCCCGTCACGCATACAGCTCGCGCAGCCGAACGGACAGGCAGGTCACACAGCCCTCCAGCTTCTCGAACTCGCTGATGTCCACACCGACCGGCTGATATCCCAGGTCGGCGAAGAGCTCGGCGCTCCGGGGCGCGGAGGCGGCCATCAGCAGCTTGCCGCCGCCGAGCAGCACGACATGGGAGCCGGACTCCTCGGCGACGGGCAGGAAGCGGGGGAACGCGGCCGGGTCGTCGACCAGGGGCGGGTGGCCGATGACGGTGCCGTCCGGGAGTGCGGTCACCGCGGACTTCAGATGCAGGACCCGGCTCACCGGTACGGCGACCACACGGGCGCCCAACGGCTCGAAGACGGCGCGGAGTTGGCGTACTCCGTCGGCATTGGTGCGGCCGCCGCGGCCGACGTAGAGGGTGTCGCCGACCTTCAGGACGTCGCCGCCGTCCAGTGTGCCGGGCGCCCGGATCTCGTTGACGGAGCAGCCGAGCGCCTCCACGGCCGCGCGGGCGGCGGGCACCTCGGCGCGTCGGGGGCCGGCGCCGGGGCGGGCGAGCAGCGCGACGTTGCGGAACACCACCATGGAGTCCTCGACGAAGACCGCGTCGGGGCAGTCGTCGGCGGGGTCGACCTCGGTGGTGTGCCAGCCGTGGTCGTGCAGCACCTGGACGTAGGCCTCCCACTGGCGCAGGGCGAGCGCGGGGTCGACGGGGCGCCGTTCGATATGGGTGACCAGGCCCTCGGCGAGGCGGGGGCCGGGACGGCGGACGAGCGCCTGCTTGCTGGGCATGCGGCTCCTTTCGGGCGTGGGCGCGGTGGCTGCGCTCAGGCGTCGGTGCGGTAGGTGGCGCGCAGGGCGTCCTCGACGGCGGCGAGGGCGGCACGGTGGTCCAGGCCGAGGCGCCGGGCGCGGCGGGCGTAGCTCTCGGCGGCCGCGGCGGCTTCCTTGTCCGCGGCCTCGCCGGCCGCCGCGATGAAGCTGCCGTTGCGGCCACGGGTCTCGATCACGCCGTCGGTCTCCAGGGCGCGGTAGGCCTTGGCGACGGTGTTGGCGGCCAGGCCGAGGTCTTCGGCCAGACCGCGGACGGTGGGGAGTTTGTAACCGACCGGCAGGCCGCCGTCCCTGGCCTGGTCCGCGATCTGGGTGCGTACCTGCTCGAACGGCGCTGCATCCGCGGCCGGATCGATGGTGATGGTCAAGGTCTGCGGGGACACGGTGGCGCTCCTGGTGCTGGTGGTGGGGCGGGCGGATGCACGACGACCCGCTCCCGGAGGGTCGTCCCCGGGGATGCGTGACGTACTCGTACCCGTCGGTGCGCGGTTTTGTCGCACCCATTGTGCGTCAGGAGCGTCCACCGTGCCGGGAGGTCCCCCGCGTCGGGGATCTCGCCCCGCGGGAGCTCGCCGTCGCGTGGCCGGCCGCGAACCGTCCGGAGACACCCGCGCCTCTCACCCCGCTCACGCGAAAAAGAGCGGCACAACGGCCTACCGGCGCGTACCGTCCGCCGTCATGACGCTTACCGTGCGCGACTTCCGCCCCGCCGATGCCAAGGCCGTCGCCGACCTCAGACGGGCCGTGGTGCCGTACCGGCTCGCCACCCCGCAGGGCATCGCCTGGGAGGTTTCCACCGCCCCCGCGGCGCAGTGTCTGCGGCTGTTCGTCGCCGAGCTGGACGGCAGGGTCGTCGGCGCAGTCCAGGCTGCGGTGCTGCACGACGCCGACGTCCCCGGCCAGGCCGC
This Streptomyces decoyicus DNA region includes the following protein-coding sequences:
- a CDS encoding pirin family protein, producing MSNLELRPAPHPCGGNGRTGPVRDVQPGKQVPLGESTVVRRLLPNLGRRMVGAWCFVDHYGPDDIASEPGMQVPPHPHMGLQTVSWLREGEVLHRDSLGSLQSVRPRELGLMTSGRAIAHSEESPPGHGPLLHGAQLWVALPGEHRDTAPAFEHHTDLPVITGGGGLSATVILGELDGATSPGTTYSPLAGADLTLAAGTDARLPVDPDFEYAALAISGESEVDGVRLAPGALLYLGCGRSELPLRADSDSSLMLLGGEPFEEKLVMWWNFVGRSHEDIAEARSDWMSGSRFGEVHGYDGDRLPAPELPPGPLKARGRVR
- the ddaH gene encoding dimethylargininase; its protein translation is MPSKQALVRRPGPRLAEGLVTHIERRPVDPALALRQWEAYVQVLHDHGWHTTEVDPADDCPDAVFVEDSMVVFRNVALLARPGAGPRRAEVPAARAAVEALGCSVNEIRAPGTLDGGDVLKVGDTLYVGRGGRTNADGVRQLRAVFEPLGARVVAVPVSRVLHLKSAVTALPDGTVIGHPPLVDDPAAFPRFLPVAEESGSHVVLLGGGKLLMAASAPRSAELFADLGYQPVGVDISEFEKLEGCVTCLSVRLRELYA
- a CDS encoding GntR family transcriptional regulator, translating into MSPQTLTITIDPAADAAPFEQVRTQIADQARDGGLPVGYKLPTVRGLAEDLGLAANTVAKAYRALETDGVIETRGRNGSFIAAAGEAADKEAAAAAESYARRARRLGLDHRAALAAVEDALRATYRTDA